Below is a window of Malus domestica chromosome 13, GDT2T_hap1 DNA.
AAATAAGCCTTTTACAACCTCTTGgaaaactcaaaagacttaggaaattaaaatgaaaataactgACATATAATAAAGCCCTTGAAACCCCAAAAGACTCCATTTATTAGTAGGCTGATGTCTTCATGACTTTCTGCAAAAGATGGCTCAAGCCACTTTTGTGGGAGAATTAAACACCTCTTCTACGACCGCACCAGAAATGAAAGTAGCGTTCATTCAACAAGAATGATTCAAAACATCAACTTTTGAGATATGACCGTAGCAAATAATCTATTAACACGTGAATTACCAATTCTCCAATCACATTTCTTTATTGCTCGCCGCTTCCTTCTTTTAGTTTTGTTGCACGTGAAATAATCGGATTTCTGTCCTACATCAATTAACTTCGTTGTTCAAATTTCAGTGCTTTTTCCCCCAGCACTTAATTGCAAGTGTCAAGACTCCCCTTTTTCTGGTCAATGCAGCTTATGATACATGGCAGGTGCGTTCTTAATTTCTTATCCTCGCATTCCTTTCTGATTCATGTGGTGGATGGATACCTATCTTACAGTAGAATCGTGGTACGCTGATGAATGAACGACCATCCTGAATCTTTCTCCCTACTCAGATCCAGGCCAGTTTAGCTCCACGAACAGCAGACCCTAACGGCCATTGGCATGCGTGCGCAAAAACTAATGGACGTTGTGCTGCATGGCAGATGAACTTTTTGCAAGGTGATTCCATTACTTTAATTATGCTTTGTGTTCCAGATGATGATTTAGTTATGCTGAATGCTTGGTGTTTCGGAACAGAATTCGGTtctatcttttctttcttcaaattaTCAGGTTTCCGGATTCAAATGCTCAAAGCTGTAAGTGGATTCTCGAGGGCTGGTAAAAATGGTTTGTTCATAAATTCTTGCTTTTCTCATTGCCAGACTGAGAGAAAAGATACCTGGTTTTCTCAAAATTCTCCTCTTATTGGAAATAAGGTATGCCCTATTGTGCACTTTAAACTAAGTTAAATAAAGACTATCTATGGATTTGCTGTCATTTCTTTTTCACATTATTTTGGTTACACTTAAGAGTCTGTCTTGATCTCATATGCAATCAATTATCTGCAGGGGATAGCAAAATCAGTCGGAAACTGGTATTTCGATCGGTATAGTATCAACAAAGCTATAGATTGTCCGTACCCTTGTGACAAGACCTGCCATAATCTGGTGTTTAAGTGAAAATTTCTGTATATCATCTCTATTTGTCTTCTCTCCCCAATTTATATTGCCAACGGCGTGTAATGTAACATTTTACCTTCCAGACCGAGTCATTGCTATGAAGCTCGAAGAGCGATCAACATGTTCATGTATCGTTTTTATGATCCAATATATAAATGTAATCCTCTTGATTAAATTCCAGTTATAATTTGACATCCAGTTGAAGAAAACGCGATGAGTAACAATTTCTCAAAACAAAATTCatcccaaaaaaaatatttgtcatGAGAAAtacatgaaacaaaagggagaaGATAGAAGTTCATTACAACTTACATACTAGCTAGTTGAGTGTTCATATCAAACTAAGTGGTGCACAAATTCCATATGataaaatttctaaatataGTCACCTAAAACTGCCTATCTGCTCTTACTTAACTGATCCTTTGCTTTTGCTCAATACTTTCGTCCACTTTTGGCCTTGTGTTCATAAGAACCTGAAATTAAGACGTAGAAGGATTTCAAAATAGTAATCAGCCACTAGAAAGAGTTTTACGATTTGTAAACTGCAGTGAGGATGCAGTACTACTCAACTAACAGTAACAGAAGCCTCACCTTTCGAAGCATGGCGTTTTCATTGACAAGCGTAGAGATCTTTTCTTCCAACTTTGAATTCCTATCATCCAATTCTTTGGCTCTTGATTCCAGATCGTTGACGTAAACCTTTTTCCTCTCCCGGGCTTGTTGAGCAGACACCCTGTTCCTTAGCAATCTGTAAGTTTGAGTGGACATGTTTCGATCAGTTTTAATTGGAATTgatatatattttggaaatgttagCTGCAACCTGATAAGTCACTACAAATGGTTTCATTTAGCCTTTTAAACTGACTTGAGAACCAAGAAACTTGGACAAACTAAAGATGAGTTTGTATATAGAAGCCATTGATTGATAATATAGGAATTCCGAACCCctacatttattatttatagtACCTCTTCAGTCGCCTGTACTCCTTATCGACCGGATTTCGGCCTCGGCGGCGCTTGGCCGGAAAGCCAGACTGGGCATCTGGGTTGTTGTTGTTACTGGTGGCTTTGGCGATTGTAGAGGCCGCATTATTAATACTATTATTAGGAGGGGGCAACGCCTCCACGTCCGGAACCGTGAACATATCTTCATCGCTCTCTTCTGGAACATtatcaccatcatcatcatcatcatccaaTGACCAAAACCAAGGAACGTCTATTAATTAAGACAGAATTAATattcaaaattaaatatataaaaaaacaaaaacaaaataattaggcATGGAAATGTAaataaagcaaagcaaaaaagcCCCAACCCTCGGATTAATCTATCTTCTCAACTGTAAATACATTGAAATTGTTAATAATTTGATAGGTGCTTCTCCAGAAACTTGTTCTATGACTTAgacaaggattttttttttttttttttttttgtcaaacgcaATTATTTATAAGCGTTCCAAATGTAAGAAAGCATTAGGTATTCTAAAATTAAACAGTCCCAAACAAACGTATATATTCTCAACTGGATTAGTACATTGGaatattttatatgaatttaattaatgtaacattaataatttaatatggAGGAAAAGAATGTGCAACATTTAGTTTGACAAAGTATAAGCAAACCTAGTTTGTTACTGCTCTTGGTGTTActatgaagaagaagagaaggatGAGGAGGCCTCGAGGAAGAAGAACCAGATGGCTGCTGTACTTGCTGTAGTTGCTCCAaactggaggaggaggaggagatggaTAACATGGGGTTTTTGGCTTCACCATCTCCTGCTCTGATTGGGACTGACATGGCTGGCTGatgagctctctctctctctggatgATGAGCTTATATATGAAATGATACATATATATTGACTATATATGCGTCTTAAGTAGTTGCGTGTGTGCGCGTTTACATTAGTTGACAGGGTTGTGAGTAGAAGGAAGGGGTTTGGTTGAGGAGCGAACACGTTGATGTAAAGATAGCCGCACGACACACGTCTTCCTAGACAACATACAACCAACCATTTTCATTTGTCCAAGACCTCCCTCCCTACAACGTCCGTAAACCCTAAAAGCAAACACAAcaaaaatctatttatttttctaggttaaatacattcttcaaacttgatattctttcttcttcccttttaTCTTTTTTCTGTTCTTAATGTACTACTTCAacaatataatttttaaaaaaaattggtaaacAAAATATTATATGGTATGTTATTATTTTGAGACGAAACACGACTGATGAAGCTAAGGTATTATATTATAGAAACTAAAACCAAACAAAAGAAATCCAAATAGAACTTTCTATGTTGTCATTGCAATTTGTATGCCCTTTGAGAAAAATAAGAACATCATATTATGAGCTGTAATTCATTTGGGAAACACATTTTGTATCATTTCTCACAcactcctttttatttttagtttaatttagtagtaaaaaataaaaaaagatgtgCGGAAGAAGGTCAAAATAAACGTGTGAAAATAATCTttcattcgttttcataaacgTGTAGTTTAGTTTTCCTTACAAGAATTATTCATGCCAAAAATGTTGAATTAGTCGGGAGTATTTCTTTTAGCAATTTGATTATCCTCATTTCCATTTCAACTACATCCAACAAACTGTGTTCCTTCATATATTTTAAATGATCATACACGTGTAATTCAATATCTGAGTGGATAAAGTATTGAGTTTCTACTTATGCATTCTGGATTTGAAACTCTCCCTTCCCtaacttagttttttttttttttttttttgaaaggagGAACAAACAACCAGCACAGGAAAGCCTACCAGGAGGCTAACACCACAAGGGCAAACAACACAGAAAGAAATGAGAGGGGATACACCACACAGACGCTCCAGCAAAGAGCGTCACCCCCCCACcatcaaaacaaaattaaggaGGGCAAGGAAAACCATCCTTATTCAAAACGAAGACCAAAGAAGATGGGGGCCTGTGAACCCAAACCCGAGAACCCATCTCCGAAAAACCCCGCGACGCCAGAAAGTCAGCGGCTCCATTGGCTGATCTTGGCACCCAAGACCAGCGACAGAACTGAAAAGCATCACTCTCCACCTTAACTCTCGTCAGGACAGGAAAGGCTTTCCAACTGCCAACCTCAACTTCACCGGAGAGCCAATCAATAGACTCCCGAGAATCCGATTCCACAATAACCGACTGAAAGCCCAACGAGGACCCCAACTTACAGCCACGCAGCAAAGCCGTCGCTTTAGCCACAGCTACAGAGGGAGCAGACAAGGCAAATCGCTCAGCTGCCACAAACTGTCCAGAAGCGTCACGAATGACCACTCCAGCAAAACCCGAATGAGACGAAAGAGACCAACTAGCATCTACATTAATTTTAACGAAAGAAGCATGAGGAGGGATCCAAAGAGGATTAGGAACACAACGGGCAGAGGGCCGAGCAGCACCTGCTCCCGACCATCCCATGGCGTCCCAGTAGGCCCCGATAGCGGAAGACACCCCCAACAGGACCTTAAAAGGGTGAATGGGAACCTGATTAAAAACAAACTCGCATCTGGTTCGCCAAATAAACCAAACAGTAAACGCAACATAGGAGCAGACCCATTTCCGAGCCTCCGCGCCATCCGGGAAGCGAACAAGGACCTCCATCAACCAGTCCGCCCAAGAAGAAATGCTTTCGCCTTCAATTCGATAATTAAGGGCGCCACCAAACCAGATGGCCTTCACCCACGGACAAAGAAGAAAGATATGTTCGATTGTCTCATCTTGACTATTACAGATTGGGCAAATGGGAGAATGGGAAATCCTTCTCCGAAACAAAATCTCTCTAGTAGCCAAACCCCGGTGTAGAGAAAGCCAAAAGAAAAAGCGAATTTTAGCAAGAGCGGGCAGATTCCAGACCTGATTCCATAGATTTTTAGGAATGATTCGAGTCCGGGGCAGCCGATGATCCCGTGAAGCAATAGACCCCAACTGCAACCAACGATATCCCGACTTCACCGAGTAACTGCCATTCTTGCTAGCATCCCAAACTAATCTATCCTTATACCTGGAATCACCAAGAGGCAGACCTTTGATAGCTAGTTGGGCCTCCTCAGAGAGAAACGGCAGCAAAAAgtcaaaatcccaaaccaacgACTCCTGGCAAATCATAGAGTTAACACGCAGATTTGGAGAAACAGCCACATCCCCGAGCGCCTCCGGATGACCAAGAGGTAAGGAGGGGAGCCAGCGATCCACCCAAACCCTAACGTCACGCCCTCCCATAATTTGCCAATGCGCCCGCTTCCGCAACACTTCCCTCCCCACCAAG
It encodes the following:
- the BZIP8 gene encoding transcription factor HY5-like (The RefSeq protein has 1 substitution, 1 frameshift compared to this genomic sequence), giving the protein MLSISSSSSSLEQLQQVQQPSGSSSSRPPHPSLLLHSNTKNSNKLDVPWFWSLDDDDDDGDNVPEESDEDMFTVPDVEALPPPNNSINNAASTIAKATSNNNNPDAQSGFPAKRRRGRNPVDKEYRRLKRLLRNRVSAQQARERKKVYVNDLESRAKELDDRNSKLEEKISTLVNENAMLRKVLMNTRPKVDESIEQKQGSVK